Proteins co-encoded in one Aerococcaceae bacterium DSM 111021 genomic window:
- the msrB gene encoding peptide-methionine (R)-S-oxide reductase MsrB has translation MSKQEQYNDKIKQLDELQFKVTQESATERPFTGEYDDFYEKGIYVDVVSGKPLFSSSDKYDAGCGWPSFSQPIEESFVSEHDDHSLNRKRTEIRSSDADSHLGHVFPDGLEELGGMRYCINSAALTFIPEEKMEEKGYGEYLKYVK, from the coding sequence ATGAGTAAACAAGAGCAATATAATGACAAAATTAAACAATTAGACGAATTACAATTTAAAGTAACGCAAGAAAGTGCGACTGAACGTCCATTTACGGGCGAATATGATGATTTCTATGAAAAAGGAATTTATGTTGACGTCGTAAGTGGTAAACCATTATTTTCTAGTTCAGATAAATATGATGCGGGGTGTGGGTGGCCATCATTTTCTCAACCCATTGAAGAATCATTCGTTTCTGAACATGATGATCATAGTTTGAACCGTAAACGAACTGAAATTCGTAGTTCAGATGCTGATTCACACTTGGGACATGTATTCCCAGATGGGTTAGAAGAGTTAGGCGGTATGCGTTATTGCATTAACTCAGCAGCATTAACATTTATTCCAGAAGAAAAAATGGAAGAAAAAGGATATGGAGAATACCTTAAGTACGTAAAATAG
- a CDS encoding DNA polymerase III subunit alpha gives MLFNVQSEYSLLSSTLRIRDYVNEAKRLGYDAIGLADNRVLHGALQFYTIAKRNGLKPLIGLNLTLKGAIRQDKNFPFMLYSMSEAGYQHLIKISRMIKNNHIDDLEVWSYIEHQATDLVYISTGRLSEMEQAAIHEDHQHANRLLEHYFRVFGQHSVYMGMTIYPYNRSEVDMLNQFAKKNKIQQVAAQLVNSLSEDEAFSLQILNAIKENETIDSSLRYSKGTNYLFSKDSLRTLYIEAGLSDVWENSEKLISKLNTTIDSSKSYLPKYQVPTNSTSGDYLKNLTLERLKIIGKDTEQIYINQLNHELKVIDNMGFSDYFLIVWDIIKFCHEKNIRIGPGRGSAAGSLVSYLLQITLVDPLEYGLLFERFLNPERYNMPDIDIDIPDNKREVVLKYIQKRYGHEQVAQIVTMGTFGAKASIRDTLRVIGADSETLKKWSQAIPSDQNQLMTLDRAINQSNLLQSIVSESDFNKVIFKAAKTIEGLPRHNSTHAAAVVINDFPLDSIIPVKDRENDLLITQFTMNDVEQMGLLKMDFLGLRNLTILDNIIRNIKNNKKIVIQPSEIPMNDVETIKLFQQADTNGVFQFESEGIKDVLKRLKPENFEDIVAVNALYRPGPMKQIDTFIRRKHGKEKIEYVHEVLEPILNTTYGIIVYQEQVMRTVVDMAGFSLGEADILRRAMGKKQVEVMEKEREHFVSGAMEKGYTQQAAKEVYNYIYEFSNYGFNRAHAVVYSTLAYQLAYLKANYTEEFYQAILNNGRSQSTSFNLYIQEAKNKLNKLLPLDINKSKAGFKVDEGLRIGFNSVTGIRGELIRHITEDRSQIGSYKSLLDFLQRLPLKFLKMDMISPLIYSGAFDNFGYNRATLIHNLPAMIQSVEFSGQNMNLFQEMEPKIDWIQDFTLMERLNQEKEALGYTISGHPLDAYKEIIKNDGGFISISQALIAPAKKKVKLIGVVQNVKEIRTKNNDLMAFTTIGDEFYSIDVVIFPAVYKKYQHLLTENNILIIEGTAGVDRRNNQQIIVDLLYPVNDYVVNENQTKKNNSISRCFIQIDDFSQDVLKIEAIKQLALDNFGPAVIILVDKNRQTIQLDLPYTISYSHRVQQQLKEIFGYERVVFK, from the coding sequence ATGTTGTTTAATGTTCAAAGTGAGTATTCACTACTGAGTAGCACTTTAAGAATAAGGGACTATGTCAATGAAGCTAAACGATTAGGTTATGATGCGATCGGCTTAGCGGATAATCGTGTTCTGCATGGTGCCTTACAATTTTATACAATTGCCAAAAGAAATGGGCTAAAACCACTTATAGGATTAAATCTGACACTTAAAGGAGCAATAAGACAAGATAAAAATTTTCCTTTTATGCTTTATTCAATGAGTGAAGCGGGATATCAGCATCTAATTAAAATATCAAGAATGATTAAAAATAATCATATAGATGATTTAGAAGTTTGGTCTTATATTGAACATCAAGCTACTGACCTTGTATACATATCAACGGGTAGATTAAGCGAGATGGAACAAGCGGCTATTCATGAAGATCATCAGCATGCTAACAGGTTATTGGAGCACTATTTTAGAGTGTTTGGGCAGCATAGTGTATACATGGGAATGACTATTTATCCTTATAATAGATCTGAAGTCGACATGTTAAATCAGTTTGCTAAAAAAAATAAAATCCAACAAGTTGCTGCTCAGTTAGTAAATTCATTAAGTGAAGATGAAGCGTTTAGTTTACAAATACTTAATGCAATAAAAGAAAACGAGACAATAGATAGCTCTCTTCGCTATTCAAAGGGAACAAATTATTTGTTTTCAAAAGATTCTCTTCGAACTTTATATATTGAAGCAGGACTAAGTGATGTTTGGGAAAACTCTGAAAAATTAATAAGTAAATTAAATACAACTATTGATTCATCGAAGTCGTATTTACCCAAATATCAAGTGCCAACAAATTCAACTTCTGGTGATTATTTAAAAAATTTAACGTTGGAACGGCTCAAAATAATTGGTAAAGATACTGAACAAATATATATTAATCAACTGAACCATGAGTTAAAGGTTATCGATAATATGGGATTTAGCGATTATTTCTTAATCGTTTGGGATATTATTAAGTTTTGTCATGAAAAAAATATCCGAATTGGACCAGGTAGAGGATCGGCTGCCGGTTCATTAGTAAGTTACTTGTTACAAATCACACTAGTTGATCCACTTGAATATGGACTGCTTTTTGAGCGATTTCTAAATCCAGAGCGATATAATATGCCGGATATTGATATAGATATACCGGATAATAAACGTGAGGTAGTTTTGAAATACATCCAAAAACGATATGGACATGAACAAGTAGCTCAAATTGTGACAATGGGAACGTTCGGTGCAAAAGCATCAATCCGTGACACGTTAAGAGTTATAGGAGCAGATAGTGAAACATTAAAAAAATGGTCACAAGCTATTCCTTCAGACCAAAACCAGTTAATGACATTGGATCGAGCTATAAATCAATCTAATTTACTACAATCAATCGTTTCTGAAAGTGATTTCAATAAAGTTATATTCAAAGCAGCGAAAACAATAGAAGGGTTACCTAGACATAATTCAACTCATGCTGCAGCTGTAGTAATTAATGACTTTCCACTCGATTCAATTATCCCTGTAAAAGATCGAGAGAATGACTTGTTGATTACTCAATTTACAATGAATGATGTAGAACAGATGGGTCTATTAAAAATGGATTTTTTAGGGTTAAGAAATTTAACTATTCTAGATAACATCATTCGAAACATAAAAAACAATAAAAAAATCGTAATACAACCGAGTGAAATACCCATGAATGATGTTGAAACAATAAAACTATTCCAACAAGCAGATACTAATGGCGTGTTTCAATTTGAATCGGAGGGAATCAAAGATGTCTTGAAGCGTTTAAAACCTGAAAACTTTGAAGACATTGTAGCAGTTAACGCATTATATCGCCCTGGTCCAATGAAACAAATTGATACGTTTATTCGACGGAAGCATGGCAAAGAAAAAATTGAGTATGTACATGAAGTACTAGAACCGATATTGAATACAACTTATGGAATTATAGTGTATCAAGAACAAGTCATGAGAACTGTAGTTGATATGGCTGGATTTAGCCTTGGTGAGGCTGATATATTGCGCCGTGCAATGGGGAAAAAACAAGTAGAAGTTATGGAAAAGGAACGAGAACATTTTGTTAGTGGGGCAATGGAAAAAGGATATACTCAACAAGCAGCAAAGGAAGTATACAATTATATCTATGAATTTAGTAATTATGGATTTAATCGGGCCCATGCTGTTGTTTATTCTACGTTAGCCTATCAATTAGCTTATTTAAAAGCTAATTATACTGAAGAATTTTATCAAGCTATATTGAATAATGGCCGTTCTCAATCAACTTCGTTTAATCTCTATATACAAGAAGCAAAAAATAAACTAAATAAATTACTACCTCTAGATATCAATAAAAGTAAAGCTGGTTTCAAAGTAGATGAAGGGTTAAGAATTGGATTTAATTCAGTGACCGGAATTAGAGGAGAACTCATTAGACATATTACTGAAGATAGAAGTCAAATTGGGTCTTATAAAAGTCTGCTAGACTTTTTACAACGTTTACCACTTAAATTTTTAAAAATGGATATGATTTCTCCTTTAATATATTCAGGAGCATTTGACAATTTTGGATATAATCGAGCAACGCTGATACACAATCTACCTGCAATGATTCAATCAGTAGAGTTTAGTGGACAAAATATGAATTTGTTTCAAGAAATGGAACCGAAAATTGATTGGATTCAAGACTTTACCTTAATGGAACGTTTAAACCAAGAAAAAGAGGCTCTTGGTTATACTATATCAGGTCATCCATTAGATGCTTATAAAGAAATTATTAAAAATGATGGTGGATTTATAAGTATATCGCAAGCGTTAATTGCACCCGCAAAGAAAAAAGTAAAACTCATTGGGGTTGTTCAGAACGTAAAAGAAATACGGACTAAAAATAATGATTTAATGGCTTTTACTACTATCGGTGATGAATTTTATTCTATAGATGTAGTTATTTTTCCAGCTGTGTACAAAAAATATCAGCACTTATTGACGGAGAATAATATATTAATTATAGAAGGAACTGCAGGTGTAGATCGAAGGAATAACCAACAAATTATTGTTGATTTGTTATATCCAGTGAATGATTATGTTGTAAATGAAAATCAAACTAAAAAAAATAATAGTATCAGTCGTTGTTTTATTCAAATTGATGATTTTAGCCAAGATGTCTTAAAAATTGAAGCGATTAAACAATTAGCATTGGACAATTTTGGTCCAGCTGTAATTATTTTAGTCGATAAAAATCGCCAAACAATTCAACTAGATTTGCCCTATACAATTAGTTATAGTCATAGAGTCCAACAACAACTAAAAGAAATATTCGGATATGAACGAGTTGTTTTTAAATAA
- the ruvB gene encoding Holliday junction branch migration DNA helicase RuvB, whose translation MSAEDRILSNETIDGAEELQEQLLLRPKLLKDYIGQDKLKAELTVYLQAAKMREEALDHCLIYGPPGLGKTTLAMIIANELEVGIQTTSGPAIERPGDLLAILNELNPGDVLFIDEIHRLPRVIEEVLYSAMEDFFVDIIIGQGSTSQPIHFELPPFTLIGATTRAGMLSQPLRDRFGIISHLEYYNANDLKAIVNRTADVFQIEIDNHGAHEIALRSRGTPRIANRLLRRVRDFAQVKSNGKISKSLTDESLNILDIDEFGLDVVDRKLLTTMIEMYNGGPVGLSTIAVNISEDIETVIDMYEPYLLQNGFIQRTPRGRVATKKAYEHLGYSWLETKEE comes from the coding sequence ATGAGTGCTGAAGACCGTATATTATCGAATGAAACCATAGATGGCGCTGAAGAATTACAAGAACAGTTACTTCTTCGGCCCAAATTACTTAAAGATTATATAGGACAAGATAAATTAAAAGCGGAATTAACGGTCTACTTACAGGCTGCTAAAATGCGTGAAGAAGCTTTAGACCATTGTTTAATCTATGGTCCTCCTGGACTAGGTAAAACAACATTAGCCATGATAATCGCAAATGAATTAGAAGTCGGTATTCAAACCACAAGCGGTCCTGCTATTGAAAGACCAGGGGATTTACTTGCGATTCTTAACGAACTGAATCCTGGAGATGTCCTGTTTATTGATGAGATTCATCGTTTGCCCCGTGTTATTGAAGAAGTATTATATTCTGCGATGGAAGATTTTTTTGTTGATATTATTATTGGACAAGGCTCTACAAGCCAACCTATTCATTTTGAACTTCCACCATTCACACTTATAGGAGCAACAACGAGAGCAGGAATGCTTTCGCAACCTTTAAGAGATCGATTTGGGATTATTTCACACTTGGAGTATTATAATGCAAATGATTTAAAAGCGATTGTAAATCGTACTGCCGATGTGTTCCAGATTGAGATTGATAATCATGGTGCACATGAAATCGCATTAAGAAGTCGCGGCACACCTAGAATAGCGAACCGATTACTTAGACGTGTCAGAGACTTTGCACAAGTCAAAAGTAATGGTAAGATATCAAAATCACTAACAGATGAATCGTTAAATATACTCGATATAGATGAGTTCGGACTTGATGTGGTGGATCGTAAACTATTAACAACGATGATAGAAATGTATAATGGAGGACCGGTAGGGCTAAGTACGATTGCAGTAAATATTAGTGAGGATATTGAAACTGTCATTGATATGTATGAACCTTACTTATTACAAAATGGATTTATCCAACGTACACCTAGAGGTCGAGTAGCAACAAAAAAAGCCTATGAGCATTTAGGATATTCGTGGTTGGAAACGAAAGAGGAATAG
- the msrB gene encoding peptide-methionine (R)-S-oxide reductase MsrB — translation MVKKDYQKQIQNLNDVQFQVTQNEGTEQAYTGEYDDFYEKGIYVDIVSGEPLFSSATKYDAGCGWPSFSQPISKAGIVENTDRSYGMVRTEVRSKDADSHLGHVFNDGPQDEGGLRFCINSASLKFIPYDEMDNEGYTDYKRYVE, via the coding sequence ATGGTTAAAAAAGACTATCAAAAACAAATTCAAAACTTGAATGATGTACAATTTCAAGTGACTCAAAATGAAGGAACAGAACAAGCATATACAGGAGAATATGATGATTTCTATGAAAAAGGAATATATGTAGATATTGTCAGTGGTGAGCCACTATTTTCAAGTGCAACTAAATATGATGCTGGCTGCGGATGGCCATCATTCTCACAACCGATATCTAAAGCAGGTATCGTTGAGAATACAGATCGGAGCTATGGGATGGTTAGAACTGAAGTGAGAAGTAAAGATGCAGACTCACACTTAGGTCACGTATTTAACGACGGACCACAAGATGAAGGTGGACTACGATTCTGTATTAATTCAGCATCCTTAAAATTCATTCCATATGATGAAATGGATAATGAAGGTTATACTGATTATAAAAGATATGTGGAGTAA
- the xerD gene encoding site-specific tyrosine recombinase XerD, whose translation MDELIDDYERYLLIDQGKSQNTIQSYIRDLKKFTKFIEEQEVVEISNVNKDTIQLYLISLNRAGFAASTTNRMISTLKNFFHYLIREQKMNHNPMDLIQGAKKRKHLPKTLSSKEIDRLLAAPDTNSNNGIRDRAILEIMYASGLRVSELTHLKMNELHLELGFIQTVGKGDKERIIPVGDEAIFWIKKYLEEVYPIYAKQSNNSTILFLTQRGNQFTRQGIWKNLKKYVNLSGIEREVSPHILRHSFATHLLENGADLRMVQELLGHSDISTTQIYTHVSKHRLQEIYRHSFPRAID comes from the coding sequence GTGGATGAATTAATAGATGATTACGAACGTTATTTATTGATTGACCAAGGCAAATCACAGAACACAATACAAAGTTATATTAGAGATTTAAAAAAGTTTACAAAATTTATTGAAGAACAAGAAGTTGTCGAAATTAGTAATGTTAATAAAGATACGATTCAGTTGTACTTAATTAGTTTAAATCGAGCGGGATTCGCGGCAAGTACAACAAATCGAATGATATCGACATTGAAAAATTTTTTCCATTATTTGATACGAGAACAAAAAATGAATCATAACCCAATGGATCTTATCCAAGGAGCTAAAAAACGAAAACATTTACCTAAAACTTTAAGTTCAAAGGAAATAGATCGTTTACTTGCTGCACCTGATACCAATAGTAATAATGGGATTCGAGATCGGGCAATATTAGAAATAATGTATGCTTCTGGATTAAGAGTGAGTGAATTAACTCATTTAAAAATGAATGAATTACATTTAGAATTGGGTTTTATACAGACTGTTGGTAAAGGCGATAAAGAACGGATTATACCTGTTGGTGATGAAGCAATTTTTTGGATAAAAAAATATCTTGAAGAAGTTTATCCGATTTATGCAAAACAATCGAACAATTCGACAATTTTGTTCTTAACTCAGCGAGGGAATCAGTTTACTCGCCAAGGTATATGGAAAAATCTAAAGAAATATGTAAATTTGTCGGGCATTGAAAGAGAAGTTTCACCCCATATTTTACGACATTCTTTTGCGACTCACTTGTTAGAGAATGGTGCAGATTTACGTATGGTTCAAGAACTCCTTGGACATTCTGATATTTCAACAACGCAAATTTATACTCATGTTTCAAAACATCGACTACAAGAAATATATCGTCATTCATTTCCGAGGGCGATTGATTAA
- the queA gene encoding tRNA preQ1(34) S-adenosylmethionine ribosyltransferase-isomerase QueA produces MLTTKDFDYELPEHLIAQTPLEDRSASRLLVLNRENDILEDTNFKHVLDYLNPGDALVVNETRVIPARIFGVKPDTGGHLEVLLLNNTQGNEWEVLVKHARRAKVGTVIEFGDEGKLRAVVKKELDHGGRIIEFEYEGVFLEILETLGQMPLPPYIKERLEDPDRYQTIYAKENGSAAAPTAGLHFTNELFEEAKEKGIEIIPLTLHVGLGTFRPVSVERLEEHEMHAEFYNLSAESASRINKVKESGGKVVAVGTTSVRTLETIAHDNNGEIKEGSGWTSIFITPGYEYQAVDHLITNFHLPQSTLVMLVSAFYNREKTLQAYRHAVENEYRFFSFGDAMLIL; encoded by the coding sequence ATGTTAACTACAAAAGATTTTGATTATGAATTACCAGAGCATTTAATTGCTCAAACACCATTAGAAGATAGAAGTGCTTCACGTCTATTAGTATTAAATAGAGAAAATGATATTCTTGAAGATACAAATTTTAAACACGTCTTAGATTATTTAAATCCTGGGGATGCACTAGTAGTCAATGAAACAAGAGTTATCCCAGCTCGTATCTTCGGAGTTAAGCCTGATACTGGAGGACATCTTGAAGTATTACTCTTGAATAACACACAAGGAAACGAATGGGAAGTGTTAGTTAAACACGCTCGCCGAGCTAAAGTTGGTACTGTGATTGAGTTTGGAGATGAGGGGAAACTTCGAGCAGTTGTTAAAAAGGAGTTAGACCATGGTGGGCGAATTATTGAATTTGAATATGAAGGTGTCTTTCTAGAGATTCTCGAAACACTAGGTCAAATGCCACTTCCGCCTTACATCAAAGAAAGGTTAGAAGACCCCGATCGATATCAAACAATCTATGCGAAAGAAAATGGGTCTGCAGCTGCTCCAACAGCAGGTCTGCATTTTACTAATGAACTTTTTGAAGAAGCGAAAGAAAAAGGAATAGAAATAATTCCATTAACATTACATGTTGGGTTGGGTACATTTAGACCAGTATCTGTAGAACGCTTGGAAGAACATGAAATGCATGCGGAATTTTATAATCTAAGTGCAGAAAGTGCAAGTCGTATAAATAAAGTGAAAGAAAGTGGTGGAAAGGTTGTTGCTGTTGGAACGACGTCTGTTCGAACATTAGAAACAATTGCACATGATAACAATGGAGAGATTAAAGAAGGTTCGGGTTGGACCTCGATATTTATTACTCCTGGTTATGAATATCAAGCAGTTGACCATTTAATTACTAACTTTCATTTACCACAATCTACTTTAGTGATGTTAGTGAGTGCTTTCTATAATCGTGAAAAGACGCTGCAAGCATACAGACATGCTGTAGAAAATGAATATAGATTCTTTAGTTTTGGAGATGCTATGTTGATACTTTAA
- the pyk gene encoding pyruvate kinase has product MNTKKTKIVCTLGPASDAQATMEQLIESGMNVARFNFSHGDHEEQLVRFNTLKAAREATKQNVGILLDTKGPEIRTHLMATDIVTLEKGKTVRISMEEVAGTEEKFSVSYDQLINDVKVGGHILLDDGLVDLLITEIDHENGDIVTEIQNNGILKSRKGVNVPNVSLNLPGITAKDESDIRFGVREGADFIAASFVRRAADVMEIRHVLEEEGRPNVKIISKIENQEGVDNLDEILEVSDGIMVARGDLGVEIPTQEVPIVQKHIIRKCNEAGKVVITATQMLDSMQSNPRPTRAEAGDVANAIFDGTDAVMLSGETAAGDYPVEAVKTMASIALRTEEALVGQDAVTLKEYDKRDLTEAIGQAVGHTARNLAINTIVAATSSGHTALMISKYRPQANIIAATFDEEVSRSLTLAWGVQAHEIEAPVSTDDMLDSATQLVQEKGYAGEGDLIIITAGVPVTESGTTNLMKIQLIGTLLAKGEGIGRGNYIGKAVIANSAEEANVKTVVGSVLVAKNTDADYSEAINKAGAIIVEEGGITSHAAVVGLERGIPVIVAVEGALSSIKADELVTVDARRGRIYRGATVSI; this is encoded by the coding sequence ATGAATACCAAAAAAACTAAGATTGTATGTACTTTAGGACCAGCAAGTGACGCTCAAGCAACAATGGAACAATTAATTGAATCAGGAATGAACGTTGCTCGTTTTAACTTCTCACATGGTGACCATGAAGAGCAATTAGTACGTTTTAATACATTAAAAGCCGCACGTGAGGCTACTAAGCAAAACGTTGGTATCTTATTAGATACTAAAGGACCAGAAATTAGAACACATTTAATGGCAACAGACATTGTTACATTAGAAAAAGGTAAAACTGTCCGCATCTCTATGGAAGAAGTTGCCGGTACTGAAGAGAAATTCTCTGTATCTTATGATCAATTAATTAATGACGTTAAAGTTGGCGGACACATCTTATTAGATGATGGTTTAGTTGATTTATTAATTACTGAAATCGACCATGAAAATGGCGATATTGTTACAGAAATTCAAAATAATGGTATTCTTAAATCTCGTAAAGGTGTTAACGTACCAAACGTATCTCTTAACTTGCCAGGAATTACTGCAAAAGATGAAAGTGATATTCGTTTTGGAGTACGCGAAGGAGCTGACTTTATTGCAGCAAGTTTCGTACGTCGTGCAGCTGACGTAATGGAAATCCGTCACGTGTTGGAAGAAGAAGGACGTCCAAATGTTAAAATTATTTCTAAGATTGAAAATCAAGAAGGTGTAGATAACTTAGATGAAATTTTAGAAGTTTCTGATGGTATCATGGTTGCGCGTGGTGACTTAGGAGTTGAAATTCCTACACAAGAAGTGCCAATCGTTCAAAAACATATCATTAGAAAATGTAACGAAGCTGGTAAAGTTGTAATTACAGCAACACAAATGCTAGATTCAATGCAAAGCAACCCTCGTCCAACTCGTGCTGAAGCAGGAGACGTTGCTAACGCAATCTTTGATGGAACGGATGCTGTAATGCTTTCTGGTGAAACTGCTGCTGGTGACTATCCAGTTGAGGCTGTTAAAACAATGGCAAGTATTGCTTTACGTACTGAAGAAGCATTAGTTGGTCAAGATGCTGTTACACTTAAAGAGTATGACAAACGAGACTTAACAGAAGCAATCGGACAAGCAGTAGGACATACAGCTCGTAACTTAGCAATTAACACAATTGTTGCAGCTACAAGCTCTGGACATACAGCTTTAATGATTTCAAAATATCGTCCTCAAGCAAATATTATTGCAGCAACTTTTGATGAAGAAGTAAGTCGCTCATTAACATTAGCATGGGGTGTACAAGCCCATGAGATTGAAGCACCAGTTTCAACTGATGATATGTTAGACTCAGCAACACAACTTGTTCAAGAAAAAGGATACGCTGGTGAAGGTGACTTAATTATCATCACTGCAGGTGTTCCAGTAACTGAATCTGGTACAACTAACTTAATGAAGATTCAATTAATCGGAACTTTATTAGCTAAAGGTGAAGGAATCGGCCGAGGAAATTACATCGGTAAAGCAGTTATTGCAAATTCTGCTGAAGAAGCAAATGTTAAAACAGTTGTTGGATCAGTTTTAGTTGCTAAAAATACTGATGCTGACTACTCTGAAGCTATTAATAAAGCAGGAGCAATTATTGTTGAAGAAGGTGGAATTACTTCTCACGCAGCAGTTGTAGGATTAGAACGTGGTATCCCTGTAATTGTAGCGGTTGAAGGAGCTTTATCTTCAATTAAAGCAGATGAATTAGTTACAGTAGATGCTCGTCGTGGACGCATTTACCGTGGAGCAACAGTAAGTATCTAA
- the pfkA gene encoding 6-phosphofructokinase produces MEIKRIAVLTSGGDAPGMNAAVRAVVEQGIHHGLEVYGVYYGYRGLVEGDFRLLTLSDVHHNIRRGGTMLYSARYPEFRDKEVQEKAINQLEKFGIDALVVIGGDGSFAGALSLTKLGFPAVGIPGTIDNDIPGTEYTIGFDSAVSVALDAIDKISDTASSHNRTFVVEVMGRHAGDIAIWAGVAAGADAIIIPEEEFLIEDVVRRTEAGRSAGKDYSLVVLAEGAMDVNNFVEQFQVLAPEQSVRGVTLSHVQRGGTPTARDRVFATLMGAKSVDLLMEGQKAIYLGVREEQLAVFDIVGTLEKTEHQVRQDLLELNQVLTDRGY; encoded by the coding sequence ATGGAAATCAAACGTATTGCTGTTTTAACAAGTGGTGGTGATGCACCAGGAATGAATGCTGCAGTTCGTGCTGTTGTGGAGCAAGGAATCCATCATGGCTTAGAAGTTTATGGAGTATACTACGGTTATCGTGGTTTAGTAGAAGGAGATTTTCGACTGTTAACACTCTCAGATGTGCATCATAACATTCGACGTGGGGGAACAATGTTATATTCAGCACGTTATCCTGAATTTAGAGACAAAGAAGTACAAGAGAAAGCAATCAATCAGTTAGAAAAATTTGGTATTGATGCTTTGGTAGTAATTGGTGGAGATGGATCTTTCGCTGGAGCGTTAAGTTTAACGAAATTAGGCTTTCCTGCTGTAGGAATTCCAGGTACTATTGATAATGACATACCCGGAACAGAATATACAATTGGGTTTGATTCAGCTGTAAGTGTTGCTTTAGATGCAATTGATAAGATTTCAGATACAGCATCGTCGCATAACCGTACTTTTGTTGTAGAAGTAATGGGGAGACATGCAGGAGATATCGCAATTTGGGCTGGTGTAGCTGCAGGAGCAGATGCAATCATTATACCTGAAGAAGAGTTCTTAATTGAAGATGTTGTTCGTCGAACAGAAGCAGGACGATCAGCTGGTAAAGACTATTCACTAGTTGTTCTAGCGGAGGGTGCGATGGATGTCAATAATTTTGTAGAACAATTCCAAGTTCTAGCACCAGAACAAAGTGTTCGAGGTGTGACATTATCACACGTTCAACGTGGAGGTACACCAACTGCTCGTGATAGAGTTTTTGCAACTTTAATGGGAGCAAAGTCTGTTGATTTATTAATGGAAGGCCAAAAGGCTATCTATCTAGGTGTTCGTGAAGAGCAATTAGCAGTATTTGATATTGTTGGTACACTTGAAAAAACAGAACACCAAGTAAGACAAGATTTATTAGAATTAAACCAAGTTTTAACTGATCGTGGATATTAA
- the ruvA gene encoding Holliday junction branch migration protein RuvA translates to MYEFFEGILKSVTPQYIVINVNGVGYKLITANPFRWQDFIGQTVNCQVELVVREDSMTLYGFFDLNEKELFHKLNKVSGIGPKSALSILALNDHEGLVQAIESGDSQYLTKFPGVGKKTAQQMILDLKGKLDFASELINTGSTISTNASNGINAEVMEALEGLGYSQREIKRVEKLITDEQFTSTQEGLSFAFKLLIKN, encoded by the coding sequence ATGTATGAATTTTTTGAAGGAATTTTGAAGTCTGTTACACCACAATATATAGTAATAAACGTAAATGGGGTTGGCTATAAATTAATTACAGCCAATCCTTTTCGTTGGCAAGATTTTATTGGTCAAACTGTTAACTGTCAAGTTGAATTAGTTGTTCGAGAAGACTCGATGACTTTATATGGCTTTTTTGATTTAAATGAAAAAGAACTATTTCATAAATTAAATAAAGTTTCTGGCATAGGGCCGAAAAGTGCTCTGTCCATCCTAGCTTTAAATGATCATGAAGGTTTAGTCCAAGCGATTGAATCAGGAGATAGTCAGTATTTGACTAAATTCCCAGGAGTGGGGAAAAAGACAGCTCAACAAATGATTCTGGACTTAAAAGGCAAATTAGACTTTGCTTCAGAGTTAATCAACACCGGATCGACAATAAGTACAAATGCTTCAAATGGAATTAATGCTGAAGTGATGGAAGCACTAGAAGGACTTGGATACTCTCAACGTGAAATAAAACGAGTAGAAAAATTAATTACTGATGAACAATTTACATCTACTCAAGAAGGATTAAGTTTTGCCTTCAAATTATTGATCAAAAATTAA